The nucleotide window TGCTGCGACAGCGAGGTCACCACGGGCAACGCCCGGGATGCATTCTCGGAAAAATCGGTGGGCCAGAGAATTCTTTTTACCTCCATTTTTACCTCCCTCGTTATTTTGGATTGTCACCTCGGGCCTGCACCGCCAGGCGAACCCAGCGGTTTTTGTCCTCGGGGTGTTTCAACCGGTACGCCGGCGGCGGCTACCGTCCCTGACGGCCGAGGCTTAGGCGGCGTTCGCATCGCGGCGCTGCGGCCCGGCCGTCGAAGCCCAGGCCGCGACCTCGGCCATCAGCCGCAGCACGGCCAGTTCCTTGGCTTTGGCCTCGACATCGATGGTGATCTTCATTCGCCGCCAGCATTCGGGTACGTCCGCAATGTCGATAAAATCGTGGTGGTGGCGGGGCGTGCCGTGGCCCCAGGGGCTCAAGGGGCTTGAAACGTGAAACAGCGCCTCCCGCTTCCAGGTGCCCAGCGCCGCTTCCGTTGCCGCCGCCTGGCAGAGCCCGTCGGGCAGGCAGCGGTGGTGGTGCACATCGTAAACCAGCGGGACCCCGGCCGCATGGCAGACCGGCAAAAGGTCCGCCGGGGTGTAGACCCGGTCGTCATTTTCCAGGGTCAGGCGCGCACGGATCGCCTCGGGCAGTTCGCCGATGCGGCCGGCCAGGCGTTTCAAAGCCGAGGTTTTGTCGCCGTAGGCGCCGCCGCCGTGGATGTT belongs to Desulfobacteraceae bacterium and includes:
- the uvsE gene encoding UV DNA damage repair endonuclease UvsE, producing MPRWGLCCIFSREPIKFRRTTAAFLQKRPRREQLRYLAEICTGNAEALQQALTFCRENGIGAFRINSQILPLKTHPEIGYDIAELPGYREIVAKFRDCGAFSRRHDLRTSFHPDQFILLSSPSEKVTRQSMADLRYHAEVAQWVAADVINIHGGGAYGDKTSALKRLAGRIGELPEAIRARLTLENDDRVYTPADLLPVCHAAGVPLVYDVHHHRCLPDGLCQAAATEAALGTWKREALFHVSSPLSPWGHGTPRHHHDFIDIADVPECWRRMKITIDVEAKAKELAVLRLMAEVAAWASTAGPQRRDANAA